In Raphanus sativus cultivar WK10039 chromosome 5, ASM80110v3, whole genome shotgun sequence, the following proteins share a genomic window:
- the LOC108857184 gene encoding uncharacterized protein LOC108857184: protein MLFAAEGGGFFSSSASGYTNGLAVLLLGHKDEPPKKPVRVSPWRHYHLVVEETTDTKLQLDSSKKWLSRACNSLTCFGRKSDRPEENPSQPPDEAPPPESVEYECEVVSNRFALKSSLKKRSFSDAVLADEDDDDDVGRDNGVLNHADRRKVQWPDTCGIEIAEVREFEPSEVDELDDELHHGNRKSCMCTIM from the exons ATGTTGTTTGCAGCAGAAGGTGGAGGATTCttctcttcatcagcttctGGCTATACCAACGGTTTAGCCGTTCTTCTACTAGGCCACAAGGATGAACCCCCCAAAAAACCCGTTAGAGTATCCCCGTGGAGACATTATCATCTCGTAGTCGAAGAAACTACTGACACCAAGCTTCAGTTAGATTCCTCTAAGAAATGGCTCTCACGTGCCTGCAATTCCCTCACGTGCTTCGGTCGCAAATCTGATAGACCCGAGGAAAATCCTTCTCAGCCACCAGATGAGGCGCCACCACCAGAGAGTGTGGAATACGAATGCGAAGTTGTTAGTAATAGATTTGCGCTTAAGAGCAGCCTCAAGAAAAGATCTTTTAGCGATGCTGTTCTtgctgatgaagatgatgatgatgatgtgggTAGAGATAATGGTGTGTTGAATCATGCTGACAGAAGGAAAGTCCAGTGGCCTGACACTTGTGGTATTGAGATTGCTGAGGTCAGAGAGTTTGAGCCTAG TGAAGTGGATGAACTGGATGATGAGTTGCATCATGGAAACAGAAAAAGCTGCATGTGCACAATCATGTGA
- the LOC108863597 gene encoding UDP-rhamnose/UDP-galactose transporter 6: MAAVSKGDKKAAVDAAAWMFNVVTSVGIIIVNKALMATYGYSFATTLTGLHFAFTTLMTIVLRCLGYIQPSHLPFTELLRFILFANFSIVGMNVSLMWNSVGFYQIAKLSMIPVSCLLEMVLDKIRYSRDTKLSIGLVLVGVGVCTVTDVSVNSKGFVAAFVAVWSTSLQQYYVHYLQRKYSLSSFNLLGHTAPAQAATLLVVGPFLDYWLTEKRVDMYDYNLVSVLFITLSCTIAIGTNLSQFICIGRFTAVSFQVLGHMKTILVLVMGFFFFGREGLNLHVVIGMIIAVLGMIWYGNASSKPGGKERRSYSLPTTRQQKLGAASDSDDNEDKA; encoded by the exons ATGGCAGCTGTTAGTAAAGGAGATAAGAAGGCAGCTGTAGATGCTGCTGCGTGGATGTTCAATGTCGTCACTTCTGTTGGTATCATCATTGTCAATAAAGCTTTAATGGCCACTTATGGTTATAGCTTTG CTACAACCTTAACCGGTTTACATTTCGCTTTTACAACTCTGATGACCATTGTTCTAAGATGTCTTGGTTACATTCAGCCCTCACATCTCCCCTTTACCGAGCTTCTGAGGTTTATTCTCTTCGCAAACTTCTCCATCGTTGGAATGAACGTCAGCCTTATGTGGAACTCTGTCGGTTTTTATCAG ATTGCAAAGCTCAGCATGATTCCTGTATCCTGCTTGTTGGAAATGGTGTTAGATAAGATCCGTTACTCCAGAGACACTAAGCTTAGCATAGGATTGGTTCTTGTGGGTGTTGGTGTTTGCACTGTCACTGACGTTAGTGTGAATAGCAAAGGCTTTGTAGCCGCTTTTGTTGCTGTGTGGAGTACTTCTCTGCAACAATAC TATGTACATTACCTTCAGCGCAAGTACTCGCTTAGCTCATTCAACCTATTGGGACATACCGCTCCAGCCCAAGCTGCAACACTACTGGTTGTTGGTCCGTTTCTTGATTATTGGCTCACAGAAAAAAGAGTAGACATGTACGATTACAACTTGGTCTCTGTG CTGTTTATAACCCTCTCGTGCACAATAGCGATTGGGACCAACCTAAGTCAGTTCATCTGCATCGGGAGATTCACAGCGGTATCGTTCCAAGTCCTGGGACACATGAAGACGATCCTGGTGCTGGTAATgggattcttcttctttggtaGAGAAGGTCTAAACTTGCACGTGGTTATTGGAATGATCATTGCAGTACTTGGTATGATCTGGTACGGCAATGCCTCTTCTAAGCCAGGTGGGAAAGAGAGACGAAGCTATTCTCTTCCAACGACCCGTCAACAGAAACTTGGAGCTGCTTCTGATTCTGACGACAACGAAGACAAAGCTTAG
- the LOC108861257 gene encoding light-harvesting complex-like protein OHP2, chloroplastic, protein MSVASPIQCIRILNPYSSSSTTSSSFRFSTSKPCVFIIRCSQAEGPLRRPSAPPTLREPTPPQKPVPPTSSSSSSPPLQKTVAVDGKSVVTVEFQRQKAKELQEYFKQKKLEAAGQGPFFGFQPKNEISNGRWAMFGFAVGMLTEYATGSDLVDQVKILLSNFGIIDLE, encoded by the exons ATGTCAGTGGCTTCGCCGATTCAATGTATTAGGATCCTTAAtccatattcttcttcttctacaactTCATCGTCTTTCAGATTCTCTACGAGTAAGCCATGTGTCTTCATCATCAGATGTTCTCAGGCCGAAGGTCCATTGAGAAGGCCATCTGCTCCTCCTACTCTCCGGGAGCCTACGCCTCCGCAAAAACCTGTTCCTCctacttcctcttcttcttcttctccaccgCTGCAGAAAACGGTGGCTGTGGATGGTAAGAGTGTAGTTACGGTGGAGTTTCAGAGGCAGAAGGCTAAAGAGCTTCAGGAATACTTTAAGCAGAAGAAGCTTGAAGCTGCTGGTCAAGGTCCCTTCTTTGGTTTCCAACCCAAAAACGAAATCTCCAATGGAAG GTGGGCTATGTTTGGTTTTGCGGTGGGGATGCTTACAGAGTATGCAACAGGCTCAGACCTTGTCGACCAAGTTAAAATCCTTCTCTCCAATTTCGGCATTATAGACTTGGAATAA
- the LOC108830615 gene encoding LOW QUALITY PROTEIN: regulator of nonsense transcripts UPF3 (The sequence of the model RefSeq protein was modified relative to this genomic sequence to represent the inferred CDS: deleted 1 base in 1 codon), with the protein MKDPSAKRKVVVRHLPPSLSQSDLLSQIDPRFGDRYNWVSFRPGKSSYKTQKCARAYFGFKAPEDVYDFAAFFNGHVFVNEKGAQFKAIVEYAPSQRVPKPSDKKDPREGSITKDPCYLEFVKLLAQPVENLPSAELQLERREAEHSGSSKPAPIVTPLMEFIRQKRATVIGSQGLDVRRGGRRARAVSANKPASRPSKRNSEKKKYVEKDNSKSVSRKVASDAGSSKQVYNQPNPSGKDIPVTETASVMDSSLPGIALTMDSGKKKILLLKKDRDSPVNSTPQPEQQMETNLSGSSLTSRQDQKIVVGGRLIKGILQRNEPRPSQSSSFVQPESRVEPLEAENSKRSPRPANTRAGKDYQVSGTNSEKQERRPRNKERPDRVVWTPRRSDGSSISEDQLSSSIANNGEVKERMLLQRSGEVVNSSGGHSLENGSTRHSGRRVGARNRKEEGFAMTGEGKSSRRGGGGGGGGGGGGGGPNSHEKQMWIQKSSSGT; encoded by the exons ATGAAGGACCCGTCAGCGAAGAGGAAGGTGGTTGTACGCCACTTgcctccttctctctctcagtCCGATCTCTTATCCCAAATCGACCCTCGTTTCGGTGATCGTTACAATTGGGTTTCCTTTCGCCCTGGAAAGTCCAG CTATAAAACTCAGAAGTGTGCACGAGCCTACTTTGGTTTCAAGGCACCTGAAGATGTTTACGACTTCGCTGCTTTTTTCAACGGCCATGTTTTTGTTAATGAAAAGG GTGCTCAGTTCAAGGCCATTGTTGAATATGCTCCTTCACAGCGTGTGCCCAAACCATCTGACAAGAAAGATCCTCGTGAAGGCTCTATTACCAAAGACCCTTGTTATCTTGAATTCGTTAAGCTTCTTGCTCAGCCTGTTGAGAATCTCCCTAGTGCTGAACTCCAGTTGGAAAGAAGAGAAGCTGAGCACTCTG GTTCTTCAAAACCGGCTCCTATTGTTACCCCTCTTATGGAATTCATTCGTCAAAAACGTGCTACTGTGATTGGATCCCAG GGTTTAGATGTTCGCAGAGGTGGCAGAAGAGCCAGGGCAGTCTCTGCAAACAAGCCAGCTTCAAGGCCCTCAAAGCGAAActctgaaaagaaaaag tatgtggaaaaagaCAATTCAAAAAGCGTGTCCCGGAAGGTTGCATCAGACGCCGGCAGTTCTAAGCAAGTTTACAATCAGCCAAATCCAAGTGGAAAGGACATACCAGTTACTGAAACTG CCTCTGTCATGGATAGCTCTCTCCCAGGGATTGCATTGACTATGGATTCTGGGAAGAAAAAGATCTTGCTCCTGAAAAAGGACCGAGACAGTCCTGTT AACTCTACACCACAACCAGAACAGCAGATGGAAACTAATCTTTCTGGAAGCTCCTTGACTTCAAGACAGGATCAGAAGATTGTTGTTGGTGGAAGGTTGATCAAGGGAATACTTCAGAGAAATGAGCCGCGACCTAGTCAGTCCTCATCTTTTGTGCAGCCGGAGTCAAGAGTGGAACCTTTGGAAGCAGAA AACTCCAAGCGTTCTCCTCGGCCAGCAAACACTCGAGCAG GGAAAGACTATCAGGTTTCTGGTACCAACAGTGAGAAGCAAGAGAGGCGTCCAAGAAACAAGGAGAGACCTGATCGTGTTGTGTGGACTCCTCGTCGCTCTGATGGGTCCAGTATCAGCGAGGATCAACTGTCATCTTCAATAG CAAACAATGGAGAAGTGAAAGAAAGGATGTTGTTGCAAAGATCTGGAGAAGTGGTGAACTCCTCTGGTGGACATTCTCTTGAGAATG GTTCTACAAGACATTCTGGTCGCCGTGTTGGAGCTCGCAATAGAAAAGAAGAGGGCTTTGCGATGACTGGTGAGGGTAAATCATCCCGgagaggaggtggtggtggtggtggtggtggtggtggtggtggtggtcccAATTCACATGAG AAGCAAATGTGGATCCAAAAATCATCATCGGGTACTTGA